In the Olleya sp. Hel_I_94 genome, one interval contains:
- the purU gene encoding formyltetrahydrofolate deformylase, whose protein sequence is MNKLTILIHCNDQSGIIASVTNFIANNNGNIVYIDQYVDREQNIFFMRLESEFEQNTFNIEAFKVTFKNELADRFKMKWRIYSAKTKPKMALFVSKYDHCLYDILGRYNSGELDVDIPFIISNHNTLKPIADSFNIPFYHIPVTKETKAKAEDQQLELCKKHGINFVVLARYMQIVSNKIISQYPNKVINIHHSFLPAFVGAKPYHSAYKRGVKIIGATSHYVTEDLDAGPIIEQDVARVSHTHAIEDLIAKGRDLEKIVLANAIKLHLKRKVMVLNNKTVIFS, encoded by the coding sequence ATGAACAAATTAACAATCCTAATACATTGTAATGACCAATCAGGAATTATTGCAAGTGTTACAAATTTTATTGCCAATAATAATGGTAACATTGTTTACATAGACCAATATGTTGATAGAGAACAAAACATATTTTTTATGCGTTTGGAAAGCGAATTTGAACAAAACACATTTAATATCGAAGCTTTTAAGGTTACTTTTAAAAATGAGTTAGCCGATCGTTTTAAAATGAAATGGCGTATTTACTCTGCCAAAACAAAACCAAAAATGGCACTATTTGTATCCAAATATGACCATTGTTTATATGATATATTAGGACGTTATAACTCTGGAGAATTAGACGTAGACATTCCGTTTATAATTAGTAACCACAACACTTTAAAACCCATTGCAGACAGTTTTAATATACCGTTTTATCATATTCCAGTTACTAAAGAGACTAAAGCCAAAGCAGAAGACCAGCAATTAGAACTTTGTAAAAAACATGGTATTAATTTTGTTGTTTTGGCACGCTATATGCAAATTGTATCCAATAAAATAATAAGTCAATATCCCAATAAGGTTATTAATATACACCACTCTTTTTTACCAGCTTTTGTTGGTGCAAAACCCTACCATTCTGCCTACAAACGTGGTGTGAAAATTATTGGAGCCACAAGCCATTATGTGACAGAGGATTTAGATGCTGGTCCGATTATTGAACAAGATGTTGCAAGAGTATCACATACACACGCAATTGAAGATTTAATTGCAAAAGGACGTGATTTAGAAAAAATTGTTCTAGCAAATGCTATAAAACTTCATCTTAAACGAAAAGTAATGGTGTTGAATAATAAGACTGTTATTTTTTCGTGA
- a CDS encoding VOC family protein, translated as MNLNQVTISSKNLDRSVTFYKLLGLQLIVDALPRYARFTCPDGDATFSIHQNINMQPSDNTVLYFEDENLKDLVFKLKQKGIVFTSDIEDKSWLWTEAHLKDPDGNNIILFKAGKHRKNPPWRI; from the coding sequence ATGAATTTAAACCAAGTAACCATATCCTCTAAAAATTTAGACAGATCCGTCACATTTTATAAACTTTTAGGACTGCAACTTATTGTTGACGCTCTACCAAGATATGCTAGGTTTACCTGTCCCGATGGTGACGCTACTTTTTCTATACACCAAAATATAAATATGCAACCTAGTGATAATACAGTGCTATATTTTGAAGATGAAAATTTAAAAGATTTAGTTTTTAAACTGAAACAAAAAGGGATAGTTTTTACATCTGATATTGAAGACAAGTCATGGCTTTGGACAGAAGCGCATTTAAAAGATCCTGACGGAAATAACATTATTTTATTTAAAGCAGGAAAGCATAGAAAAAATCCACCTTGGCGAATTTAA
- a CDS encoding DUF4197 domain-containing protein has translation MKKILALLIILNFTACAELQQVVNQLPQAGGVSDLDIAGGLRQALDLGIDKQVSKLTQTDGFFKNELVKILLPEELQKVDKALRDIGLSNLADEGLKVLNRAAEDAVGEATPIFINAVKEITFTDAKNILLGSNDAATQYLSSKTQTALYDKFNPVIKASFDKVGADQIWANLINKYNAIPFTNNVNPDLTDYVTGEALKGVYTMIAVEEQEIRTKVGSRTTALLQKVFALQD, from the coding sequence ATGAAAAAAATATTAGCCTTACTAATTATTCTAAATTTTACTGCTTGCGCAGAATTACAGCAAGTTGTTAACCAATTACCACAAGCTGGTGGTGTTAGCGACTTAGATATTGCGGGAGGATTAAGACAAGCTTTAGACTTAGGTATTGACAAACAGGTCTCTAAATTGACACAAACGGATGGTTTTTTTAAAAACGAATTAGTTAAAATTTTACTTCCAGAGGAATTACAAAAAGTTGATAAAGCTTTACGTGATATTGGCTTAAGTAATCTTGCTGATGAAGGTTTAAAAGTATTAAACAGAGCAGCAGAAGATGCTGTTGGAGAGGCTACACCAATTTTTATTAATGCAGTTAAAGAGATTACTTTTACTGATGCTAAAAACATCTTATTAGGAAGTAATGATGCTGCAACGCAATACTTAAGTAGCAAAACACAAACAGCTTTATACGACAAATTTAATCCAGTTATTAAGGCCTCATTTGATAAAGTTGGTGCTGACCAAATTTGGGCTAACTTAATTAATAAATATAATGCTATCCCTTTTACAAATAATGTTAATCCAGATTTAACAGATTATGTTACTGGTGAAGCTTTAAAAGGTGTTTACACTATGATAGCTGTTGAAGAGCAAGAAATTAGAACCAAAGTTGGCTCTAGAACAACTGCTTTATTACAAAAAGTATTTGCTTTACAAGATTAA
- a CDS encoding methylmalonyl-CoA mutase family protein, which translates to MTQATPYKPKYKVRIVTAAALFDGHDASINIMRRIIQSTGVEVIHLGHDRSVDEVVNTAIQEDANAICLTSYQGGHNEYFKYMYDLLKERGAEHIKIFGGGGGVILPSEIKELMDYGIARIYSPDDGRAMGLQGMINDLVEQSDFAIGDVLSNELDMLPTKNPKAIARVISSAENFPEVAKATLDKIHVKNKDSKTPVLGITGTGGAGKSSLVDELVRRFLIDFPEKTIGLVSVDPSKRKTGGALLGDRIRMNAINSPRVYMRSLATRQSNLALSKYVNEAVQVLKAAEYDLIILETSGIGQSDTEIMEHSDVALYVMTPEFGAATQLEKIDMLDFADLVAINKFDKRGSLDALRDVKKQYMRNNNLWDIPQDQLPVYGTIASQFNDPGMNTLYKAIMDKLVEKTDSVLKSTFEISQEMSEKIFVIPPSRTRYLSEIAESNRAYDKTANTQVEVAQRLYGIFKTIGSVGDVTLSAVEKSFIGKQGLDQDEILKLVQDDKKDLIKMLIAEFDRVKLNLDPYNWEVITGWDEKVNKYKNPIYSFKVRDKEIKIETHSESLSHLQIPRIALPKYQAWGDLLRWTLQENVPGEFPYTSGLYPFKRTGEDPARMFAGEGGPERTNRRFHYVSAGLPAKRLSTAFDSVTLYGNDPDLRPDIYGKIGNAGVSICCLDDAKKLYSGFDLANVMTSVSMTINGPAPMLLGFFMNAAIDQQCEFYIKENGLEKEVEAKIAKIYKDKQRPSYNGDLPEGNNGLGLMLLGVTGDLVLPADVYAEIKKNTIAQVRGTVQADILKEDQAQNTCIFSTEFALRLMGDVQEYFIENNVRNFYSVSISGYHIAEAGANPITQLALTLSNGFTYVEYYLSRGMDINKFGPNLSFFFSNGIDPEYAVIGRVARKIWAKAMKHKYGANARAQMLKYHIQTSGRSLHAQEIDFNDIRTTLQALYAIYDNCNSLHTNAYDEAITTPTEESVRRAMAIQLIINKELGLNKNENPIQGSFIIEELTDLVEEAVLLEFDRITERGGVLGAMETMYQRSKIQEESLYYETLKHNGKFPIVGVNTFLSSKGSPTVVPAEVIRATEEEKQFQIKTLSNLHEANDTKALLKDLQERAINNENIFEALMDVCKVCSLGEITSALFEVGGQYRRNM; encoded by the coding sequence ATGACACAAGCAACACCATATAAACCAAAATATAAAGTTAGAATTGTAACAGCAGCAGCCTTATTTGATGGTCATGATGCGTCCATAAATATTATGCGTCGTATTATTCAATCTACAGGAGTTGAGGTAATTCATTTAGGACACGATAGAAGTGTGGACGAAGTGGTAAATACCGCAATTCAAGAAGATGCAAATGCTATTTGTTTAACCTCTTACCAAGGTGGTCATAACGAGTATTTTAAATACATGTATGACTTATTAAAAGAAAGAGGTGCAGAGCACATCAAGATTTTTGGTGGTGGTGGTGGTGTAATTTTACCTTCTGAAATTAAAGAATTAATGGATTATGGTATCGCACGTATTTACTCTCCAGATGATGGTCGTGCTATGGGATTACAAGGTATGATTAATGATTTGGTAGAACAATCAGATTTTGCTATTGGAGATGTTTTAAGTAACGAGTTGGATATGTTACCAACCAAAAATCCTAAAGCCATTGCTAGAGTGATTTCTTCTGCCGAAAACTTTCCGGAAGTAGCTAAAGCAACTTTAGATAAAATTCATGTTAAAAATAAAGATTCTAAAACACCAGTTTTAGGAATTACAGGAACAGGTGGAGCAGGTAAATCATCTTTAGTAGATGAATTAGTGCGTCGTTTTTTAATCGATTTCCCAGAAAAAACTATTGGTTTAGTGTCTGTTGACCCATCAAAGCGTAAAACAGGAGGAGCTCTTTTAGGTGATAGGATTAGGATGAATGCAATCAACTCGCCAAGAGTATACATGCGTAGTTTGGCTACACGTCAATCTAACTTAGCATTATCTAAATATGTAAACGAAGCAGTTCAGGTTTTAAAAGCTGCGGAATACGATTTAATTATATTAGAAACCTCTGGAATTGGACAATCTGATACAGAGATTATGGAACATTCTGACGTGGCTTTATACGTTATGACTCCAGAATTTGGTGCAGCAACACAATTAGAAAAAATCGATATGCTTGATTTTGCAGATTTGGTTGCCATTAATAAATTTGACAAACGTGGCTCTTTAGATGCGCTTCGTGATGTTAAAAAACAATACATGCGTAACAATAATCTTTGGGATATACCACAAGATCAGTTGCCAGTTTATGGTACTATTGCGTCGCAATTTAACGATCCAGGGATGAATACGCTTTACAAAGCCATCATGGACAAGTTAGTAGAAAAGACGGATTCGGTTTTAAAATCGACATTTGAAATTTCTCAGGAAATGAGCGAGAAAATTTTTGTAATTCCACCATCACGTACACGTTACTTGTCGGAAATTGCAGAAAGTAATCGTGCTTATGACAAAACAGCAAACACGCAAGTTGAGGTTGCGCAACGATTATACGGTATCTTTAAAACCATTGGTTCTGTAGGAGATGTCACTTTGAGCGCAGTCGAAAAGTCTTTTATAGGAAAGCAAGGACTTGATCAAGATGAGATCCTTAAACTAGTTCAGGATGACAAAAAGGATTTAATTAAAATGCTTATTGCTGAATTTGACAGAGTAAAATTAAACTTAGATCCATACAATTGGGAAGTAATTACAGGTTGGGATGAGAAAGTAAATAAGTACAAAAACCCAATTTATAGCTTTAAAGTAAGAGATAAAGAAATTAAAATAGAAACACATTCTGAGTCATTATCGCATTTACAAATTCCAAGAATAGCATTACCAAAGTATCAAGCTTGGGGAGATTTATTACGTTGGACATTGCAAGAAAATGTACCAGGAGAGTTTCCATATACTTCAGGATTATATCCATTTAAACGTACAGGAGAAGATCCAGCACGTATGTTTGCAGGAGAAGGTGGACCAGAACGTACCAACAGACGTTTTCACTATGTAAGTGCAGGTTTGCCAGCAAAACGTTTGTCTACCGCTTTTGATAGTGTAACACTTTACGGTAACGATCCAGATTTAAGACCAGATATTTACGGTAAAATTGGTAATGCAGGTGTTAGTATTTGTTGTTTAGATGATGCTAAAAAACTGTATTCAGGTTTTGATTTAGCAAACGTAATGACGTCGGTAAGTATGACCATTAATGGTCCTGCACCAATGTTATTAGGATTTTTTATGAATGCTGCCATAGACCAACAATGTGAATTTTACATTAAAGAAAACGGTCTTGAAAAAGAAGTAGAAGCTAAAATAGCTAAGATTTATAAAGATAAACAACGTCCATCTTATAATGGTGATTTACCAGAAGGAAACAATGGTTTAGGATTAATGTTGTTAGGTGTTACAGGAGACCTTGTATTACCAGCTGATGTTTATGCAGAGATTAAAAAGAATACCATTGCGCAAGTAAGAGGAACGGTTCAAGCAGATATTTTAAAAGAAGATCAAGCGCAAAACACGTGTATTTTCTCTACAGAATTTGCATTGCGTTTAATGGGAGATGTTCAAGAGTATTTTATCGAGAATAACGTCCGTAACTTTTATTCAGTATCGATTTCTGGATATCATATTGCAGAAGCAGGTGCAAACCCAATTACACAATTAGCGTTGACATTATCTAATGGTTTCACTTACGTGGAATATTATTTAAGTCGTGGTATGGACATCAATAAATTTGGTCCAAACTTGTCATTCTTTTTCTCAAACGGAATCGATCCAGAATATGCAGTAATTGGTCGTGTGGCACGTAAAATTTGGGCAAAAGCAATGAAGCACAAGTATGGTGCAAATGCAAGAGCACAAATGTTGAAATATCATATTCAAACGTCTGGACGTAGTTTACACGCTCAAGAAATTGACTTTAATGATATTCGTACAACACTTCAAGCATTATACGCTATTTACGATAACTGTAACTCATTACACACTAATGCATATGATGAGGCTATTACAACACCAACAGAAGAGTCGGTTAGACGTGCGATGGCTATTCAATTAATCATCAATAAAGAATTAGGATTAAATAAAAACGAAAACCCAATACAAGGGTCTTTTATTATCGAAGAATTAACTGATTTAGTTGAAGAAGCTGTGCTTTTAGAATTCGACAGAATTACAGAAAGAGGTGGAGTTCTTGGTGCAATGGAAACCATGTACCAACGTAGTAAAATACAAGAAGAAAGTTTATATTACGAAACGTTAAAGCATAACGGGAAATTCCCAATTGTTGGTGTAAATACTTTTTTAAGTAGTAAAGGATCGCCAACGGTTGTTCCTGCGGAAGTCATTAGAGCAACAGAAGAGGAAAAGCAATTCCAGATTAAAACGTTATCTAATCTTCATGAGGCAAATGACACAAAAGCATTGCTTAAGGATTTACAAGAACGAGCGATTAACAACGAAAATATTTTTGAAGCGTTAATGGATGTTTGTAAAGTCTGTAGTTTAGGTGAAATCACTTCAGCGTTGTTTGAAGTTGGAGGTCAGTATCGCAGAAACATGTAA
- a CDS encoding ABC transporter substrate-binding protein: MTLTDQIGNTLNIDATPIRIISLVPSQTELLYDLGLEDTIVGLTKFCVHPVHLKGDKQIVGGTKQINLEKIKALKPDIILCNKEENTQDIVSACQTICLVHVSDIVTIVDCLDLIKQYGQLFNKRANAKKICETIETNLKEFQIFIKDKASLKAAYFIWKDPWMVASNGTFINHLLQLNKFENIYANLDRYPEVDIKAMQLEGDPEVILLSSEPYPFKEAHALEVSSASNNAKVIFVDGEYFSWYGSRLLKAFDYFKKLRDHL, encoded by the coding sequence ATGACACTTACAGACCAAATAGGTAATACACTTAACATAGATGCTACACCAATACGCATCATCTCGTTAGTACCTTCTCAAACCGAATTATTGTACGATTTAGGTTTAGAGGATACTATTGTTGGACTTACTAAATTTTGTGTACATCCAGTACATTTGAAAGGAGACAAGCAAATTGTGGGAGGAACAAAGCAAATTAATCTTGAAAAAATTAAAGCATTAAAACCTGATATTATACTTTGTAATAAAGAAGAAAATACGCAAGATATCGTGTCAGCTTGTCAAACTATTTGTCTTGTACATGTTTCAGATATTGTAACTATAGTAGATTGCTTAGATTTAATAAAGCAATATGGTCAGCTTTTTAACAAACGTGCTAATGCTAAAAAGATTTGCGAAACTATTGAAACTAACTTAAAAGAATTTCAAATTTTTATAAAAGATAAAGCCAGTTTAAAAGCAGCCTATTTTATATGGAAAGATCCTTGGATGGTTGCTTCTAACGGAACATTTATAAATCATTTATTACAATTAAATAAATTTGAGAATATATACGCTAACCTAGATCGTTATCCAGAGGTCGATATAAAAGCAATGCAGCTAGAAGGCGATCCTGAGGTTATATTATTATCTAGTGAGCCTTATCCTTTTAAAGAGGCACATGCTTTAGAAGTTAGTAGTGCATCAAATAATGCAAAAGTTATTTTTGTGGATGGCGAATATTTTTCTTGGTATGGCTCTAGATTACTAAAAGCGTTTGATTATTTTAAAAAATTAAGAGACCATTTGTGA
- a CDS encoding Lacal_2735 family protein: protein MDRLNLLKQHQNKLNKRYKQLIEQSYNLRQTDHEQSDVSAFKAIKILNKLNRLKFLAREQSQMVS, encoded by the coding sequence ATGGACAGACTAAATTTACTAAAACAACATCAAAATAAGCTTAATAAGCGATACAAACAGCTTATAGAACAGTCTTATAATTTAAGGCAAACAGACCACGAACAAAGTGACGTATCTGCATTTAAAGCTATTAAGATTTTAAATAAGCTAAATAGATTAAAATTTCTAGCAAGAGAACAATCACAAATGGTCTCTTAA
- a CDS encoding OsmC family protein, whose protein sequence is MSIKHTFKAQVKWTINDGESTSNPRTFSRNHKVTIANKVSDLSVSAAKPFRGDDTLYNPEDLLLSALASCHMMSYLYVCAQNNIEVISYSDDAEGDLEVNASGSGSFRTVRLKPVVTIKNETQKALAENLHSKANQLCFIANSCNFPITHLAKIVVK, encoded by the coding sequence ATGTCAATTAAACACACCTTCAAAGCACAAGTAAAATGGACAATTAATGATGGTGAAAGTACAAGTAACCCAAGAACTTTTAGTAGAAATCATAAAGTAACCATTGCTAATAAAGTTTCGGATTTATCCGTGTCTGCAGCAAAACCATTTAGAGGAGATGACACGTTATACAATCCAGAAGATTTATTATTATCTGCTTTAGCATCCTGCCACATGATGTCTTATTTATACGTTTGCGCGCAAAACAATATAGAGGTAATAAGTTATTCAGATGATGCAGAAGGCGATTTGGAAGTGAATGCTTCAGGAAGTGGAAGTTTTAGAACAGTAAGATTAAAACCTGTTGTAACTATAAAAAATGAAACTCAAAAGGCGTTAGCGGAAAACCTTCATAGTAAAGCAAATCAATTATGTTTTATAGCAAACTCATGTAATTTCCCAATAACACATCTCGCTAAAATTGTAGTAAAATAA
- a CDS encoding Lrp/AsnC family transcriptional regulator — protein sequence MSIDKLNWKILKCLQQNARQSNAAIGRQVGISSPAVSERIKKMEDLGIIQNHITLISPFEVGYQLKALITLQAFMGKLKPFLEKVKTLDEVVNCYRITGNENIVMEVVLKNHKHLEAFIDQLIIYGECKTQIILSHVVKNNAIKPV from the coding sequence ATGAGTATAGATAAATTGAATTGGAAAATTTTGAAATGTTTACAACAAAACGCTAGGCAGTCCAATGCTGCTATTGGTCGTCAGGTGGGAATAAGCTCACCTGCTGTATCAGAGCGGATAAAAAAAATGGAGGATTTAGGGATTATTCAAAATCATATCACTTTAATTTCTCCTTTTGAAGTCGGTTATCAGTTAAAAGCTTTAATTACTTTACAGGCGTTTATGGGTAAATTAAAACCGTTTTTAGAAAAAGTAAAAACCCTTGATGAGGTGGTTAATTGCTACAGGATTACCGGAAATGAAAATATAGTTATGGAAGTGGTTTTAAAAAACCACAAGCATTTAGAGGCTTTTATTGATCAATTAATTATTTATGGCGAATGTAAAACGCAAATAATTTTATCTCATGTAGTTAAAAATAATGCTATTAAGCCAGTTTAA
- the pyrF gene encoding orotidine-5'-phosphate decarboxylase: MTTQQLLEQIHIKKSFLCIGLDVDLNKIPKHLLQTEDPIFEFNKAIIDATHHLCVSYKPNTAFYEAYGLKGWKALQKTINYLNDKHPEIFTIADAKRGDIGNTSTMYAKAFFEDLAFDSVTVAPYMGKDSVEPFLAFKDKHTIMLALTSNQGAFDFQTKTVDGKELYKQVLETSKSWVNAENLMYVVGATKAEYFAEIRKIVPNSFLLVPGVGAQGGNLQDVCKYGMSDNVGLLINSSRGIIYASTNEDFAQAAANSAKDLQQQMEVILNNK, translated from the coding sequence ATGACAACACAACAACTATTAGAACAAATACACATCAAAAAATCCTTTTTATGTATTGGATTAGATGTCGATTTAAACAAAATTCCTAAACATCTATTACAAACCGAAGATCCCATTTTCGAGTTTAATAAAGCTATTATTGATGCAACACATCACTTATGTGTATCTTATAAGCCTAACACTGCATTTTACGAAGCTTATGGTTTAAAAGGATGGAAAGCATTACAAAAAACGATAAACTATCTTAACGATAAGCATCCAGAGATTTTTACAATAGCAGACGCTAAACGTGGTGATATTGGTAATACTAGTACAATGTATGCAAAAGCTTTTTTTGAAGACTTAGCGTTTGACAGTGTTACTGTTGCGCCATATATGGGAAAAGATTCGGTAGAGCCTTTTTTAGCTTTTAAAGACAAACACACTATTATGTTAGCGCTAACCTCTAATCAAGGTGCTTTTGATTTTCAAACTAAAACAGTAGATGGTAAAGAGCTGTACAAACAAGTACTAGAAACCTCTAAATCGTGGGTAAATGCTGAAAACCTAATGTACGTAGTTGGTGCAACTAAGGCTGAGTATTTTGCAGAAATTAGAAAAATAGTTCCAAATAGTTTTTTACTAGTTCCTGGTGTTGGCGCTCAAGGCGGAAACCTTCAAGACGTTTGTAAATACGGAATGAGTGATAATGTTGGTCTATTAATAAACTCGTCTAGAGGAATTATTTATGCATCAACAAACGAAGATTTTGCGCAAGCAGCAGCTAATAGTGCTAAAGATTTACAACAACAAATGGAAGTTATTTTAAATAATAAATAA
- the prfA gene encoding peptide chain release factor 1 codes for MLEKLQIVKQRFDEVSDLIIQPDVITDQKRYVELNKEYKDLRLLMDKREIYIEFTENLKEAEEIIADGSDAEMVDMAKMQYDEAKEAIPKLEDEIRVLLIPKDPQDSKNAVVELRAGTGGDEASIFAGDLFRMYTKYCESRGWKVDTVDYSEGTNGGFKEIQFEVTGDDVYGTLKFEAGVHRVQRVPQTETQGRVHTSAATVMVFPEAEEFDVEINPKEVRVDFFCSSGPGGQSVNTTYSAVRLTHIPTGLVAQCQDQKSQHKNKEKAFKVLRSRLYDMELAKKNEEDAALRGTMVTSGDRSAKIRTYNYSQGRVTDHRIGLTLYDLQNIVNGDIQKIIDELQLADNTEKLKASDQHI; via the coding sequence ATGTTAGAGAAGTTACAAATAGTTAAGCAACGTTTTGATGAGGTTAGTGATTTAATCATTCAACCTGATGTTATTACAGATCAAAAACGTTATGTAGAACTAAATAAAGAGTATAAGGATTTACGTTTATTAATGGATAAGCGTGAGATATATATCGAGTTTACTGAAAATTTAAAAGAAGCTGAAGAAATTATTGCAGATGGTAGTGATGCCGAAATGGTAGACATGGCTAAGATGCAATATGACGAAGCTAAAGAGGCAATACCAAAACTAGAAGATGAGATCAGAGTATTATTAATACCTAAAGATCCTCAAGATTCTAAAAATGCAGTGGTTGAGCTTCGTGCTGGAACAGGTGGAGATGAAGCTAGTATTTTTGCAGGAGATTTATTTAGAATGTACACCAAATATTGCGAAAGCAGAGGATGGAAAGTAGATACTGTAGATTATAGCGAAGGTACAAATGGAGGTTTTAAAGAAATCCAATTTGAAGTTACTGGTGACGATGTTTACGGGACTTTAAAGTTTGAAGCTGGTGTGCATCGTGTACAACGTGTACCACAGACTGAAACTCAAGGACGTGTACATACAAGTGCAGCAACTGTAATGGTTTTTCCAGAAGCTGAAGAGTTTGATGTAGAGATTAACCCTAAAGAAGTTCGTGTAGATTTTTTCTGTTCTTCTGGACCAGGTGGTCAATCTGTAAACACAACATATTCTGCAGTACGTTTAACGCACATTCCAACAGGATTAGTAGCGCAATGTCAGGATCAAAAGTCACAACATAAAAACAAAGAGAAAGCTTTTAAGGTATTACGCTCGCGTTTATATGATATGGAGTTGGCTAAGAAAAACGAAGAAGATGCAGCCTTACGTGGTACGATGGTAACCTCTGGAGATAGAAGTGCTAAGATTAGAACCTACAACTACTCGCAAGGACGTGTTACGGATCACAGAATTGGTTTAACATTATACGATTTACAAAACATTGTAAATGGAGATATCCAAAAAATTATTGACGAATTACAATTAGCTGATAATACAGAAAAATTAAAAGCTAGTGACCAACATATTTAA
- a CDS encoding sigma-70 family RNA polymerase sigma factor, whose amino-acid sequence MDTKDIWKLHADDIKYFILSKVKDEVIADDLLQETFIKVHTKLNTLKDEGKLKSWLFSIARYTVLDYFRSKKLVYKTTDEDFIFEEQKLEHTEVDCLHGIIKSLPKKYRDPLFLSDIKGLKQQQIADQLNLALPTIKSQIQRGRKMIAQGFVDCCDFVINDQGFLVGEVKDKADCKMCH is encoded by the coding sequence ATGGATACTAAAGACATTTGGAAATTACATGCAGACGATATCAAATATTTTATTTTAAGTAAAGTAAAAGACGAGGTAATCGCGGACGATTTATTGCAAGAAACTTTTATTAAAGTACATACTAAATTAAATACTTTAAAAGATGAAGGCAAGCTTAAATCGTGGCTTTTCTCCATTGCTAGGTATACCGTTTTGGACTACTTTAGAAGTAAAAAATTGGTGTATAAAACAACAGATGAAGATTTTATTTTTGAAGAACAAAAACTAGAACATACTGAAGTAGATTGCTTACATGGCATTATTAAAAGCTTGCCTAAAAAGTATCGTGATCCTTTGTTTTTAAGTGATATAAAAGGTTTAAAACAACAACAAATTGCAGACCAATTAAATTTAGCCTTACCTACTATAAAGTCACAAATCCAACGTGGTCGAAAAATGATTGCTCAAGGTTTTGTGGATTGTTGTGATTTTGTAATTAATGACCAAGGATTTTTGGTTGGTGAAGTTAAAGACAAAGCAGACTGTAAAATGTGTCATTAA
- a CDS encoding DEAD/DEAH box helicase produces the protein MSFKKYHPSLKENIEKAGFETTNKFQKEVMPLIKAGTDLYAIGPKGCGKTTAMIISTIQKLGAEAFEDSPRAVIIAKDKKTTLELKERFEAFTKRTDLRIYCAYEEHDLEKQREEVYYGVDILIATPKRLSKLYHLNSLHLGELKLFVLHDADFITRNNYHNYILRLSESAPKAKFVIFSETFNPKIKAFQDSFMYNARVVDFS, from the coding sequence ATGTCTTTCAAAAAATACCATCCTTCATTAAAAGAAAATATTGAAAAAGCAGGATTTGAAACCACTAACAAGTTTCAAAAAGAAGTGATGCCTTTAATTAAGGCAGGAACAGATCTTTACGCAATAGGACCAAAAGGATGCGGTAAGACTACTGCTATGATTATTAGTACCATTCAAAAATTAGGAGCTGAAGCTTTTGAGGATTCGCCAAGAGCAGTAATTATAGCTAAAGACAAAAAAACGACCTTAGAATTAAAAGAACGTTTTGAAGCTTTTACTAAAAGAACAGATTTACGTATTTACTGTGCTTATGAAGAGCATGATTTAGAAAAACAACGTGAAGAGGTCTATTATGGTGTGGATATTTTGATTGCAACACCAAAACGTTTAAGTAAATTGTATCATTTAAATAGTCTGCATTTAGGAGAATTGAAGCTATTTGTTTTACATGATGCCGATTTTATTACTAGAAATAATTATCACAATTACATTTTAAGATTAAGCGAAAGCGCACCTAAAGCTAAGTTTGTGATTTTTTCTGAAACCTTTAATCCTAAAATTAAAGCTTTTCAAGACTCATTTATGTATAATGCAAGAGTAGTTGATTTTTCTTAA